A window of Felis catus isolate Fca126 chromosome A3, F.catus_Fca126_mat1.0, whole genome shotgun sequence genomic DNA:
ACTTTGACATAGTTAGAATATTGCTCCATGGAGTGTCCCACTGTAAGGGGACACAAGAATCTGGCTGTGCTTTTACGAATTTTGTGTGGAGCTTTCCCTGTGCGGGAGTGTCCATAAATGTAATCTGAAGGTGGACTCTGGACTGAGATCCTAAAGGAGATTGTAGTGAAATTTTCAGTGCCAGAGACTCCTTTCTGAAGGTTTTAATCTTGCCCAGCCTCTTGCTCTGCTTTATTGGAGCCTCTGCTAATCCAGTCATGTAGCATTTACTACATCACTGATGAATGCAGACACTAGATATTCTTTAATTCAACTGTATCTTGGTTTGACTACATTCTGCAGTGGATAAATTAGCCACTTTGTGTTTTAacttcctcaactgtaaaataaagattaaaatatcaCCTACTTCAAAAAGGGGATTACAAAAATCGTTACTCGATAAACACATAAATGTAAAGCACTTTGAACGATGCACATAGTAACTGCTGAAAAATGTGAGCTATTGTAACAACAGACTTAGGTTAAAACTGTTATTGCAAACGTGAACTGATCTTTTATGCCAGATTTCAAACTTTGGTGTGGGGACTAATGGGGGGGTGGTGTGTGTTCTGAGAGTCTCTCTGCAGGTGTCTGTGACgtcaaaactattttcttaataatactaAGATGCTATTTGcccttttcattctcattttctcaaGAAGATGCAGAGGAGTTTCCAGATCTATGTGAAAAGTGATAACGTTAACATACAGAAGCAGCTGGAGAATCCAACTGTTTTCTATTAAAGCCATACATTCAAGAGATTTTcctcattaaacttttttttttgaagcacttTGTGCTTGTCATAAAAATTGTTCACTTGTCATGAAAAACACTGTGTTAACGTGTAATGtattaaatattctaaaactgcTTTAATTTCGAATacaataaatatcaatataaCCTACAGAAACAAAAGCTCTTTGCGATCCTTAGTAACTTCTAAGAGTGTAAACGGAGCCTGTGAACAAAAACTTTGAAAGCCAACACTGTGGTGCAACTCGCGATTGAACAGGCTTGTGATCGCCACAACTTCATACTTTCCAGCCTCTGTGCTTTTTTCTTATGGTTTCCAGTCAGGACTGAAACTCTCCCATTTCTGCCTGCCAAGGTCCTACCTCCTTTTAGGGCATTTTGTTCTCCTTGACACTGGTCCAGATTTCGCGCCCTTCTCGGTACCCTTTTTCCCCAGTCCACTGCGCCCTCCGGAAAGCCCAGGCCTCGCAGGGGCACCTGCCCTTCTCAGCTTTGGCTCACTTGCTTATCACTTGACTGAGACATTCTTGCGGGCCAGGTCTGGGTTTCTCCAGACCAAGGATGCTCCTCCCCCGCACTAGCCGGGCCCAACCACATTAGACCAGTAAGGGACGGTGCCTGGGCCCAACTAGGCCCCACAGGTTCACCGGTACCGGGAAATGAGTCCGCGGTAGCGCCGTAGCGACGGCGCAGGGAGAGCCGCCACGCCCAGCCGGGAGTCCCGGGAGCTTCCAGCCGCGTAAGGGGCGGAGCCACGCGCCCACCGGGGGCGTGGCCTTCGGCGCGCGCGGGAAAGGGGCCGGCGTCGCATGCGCGCGCACAGTCGGCGGCCGCGCGCAGCACGCTTGGGGCCCggatggcggcggcggcggctggaaATGGGACACCCCGCGAGGAGGAGGGGCCCAGTGGGGAGGCAGCGGCCCCGCCGCCGCAGGCCCCGACAAGTGTGCCCGGAGCTCGTCTCTCGAGGTTGCCGTTAGCGCGAGTGAAGGCCTTGGTGAAGGCGGACCCCGACGTGACCCTCGCGGGACAGGAAGCCATCTTCATTCTGGCACGAGCAGCGGTGCGGCGGGAGCGCGAAGGCCACACGGGGCTGCGGGGCGGGGAGGTGGCGAGGGGCGGGGCCGTggcgaggggcggggcctgggggggAACCTTCCTGGGGGCGGGGCTTAGCGGCGTCTTGGGAggcttggggagagggggaagccGGGGTGGAAGAGGGTCTGGACTGGGTGTGCGAAGAATGCGGAGGTGAGGGGCCGGGGCCAGATTCTGAGATAAAAGTCTAAGAGGGAACGCTAGGGGAAAGAGACACATACTTTCAGTAGTTGTATTGGTTTGTTAACACACCTGTCTCTTCATTAGGGCACGGACAACGACTTTAAATTGCTTTTACAATACCTGACACAGCTTGTGGGAATCTCAAGTGAATGAGTCTGGAGAATTTACAAGTGAGGGAGCAGGAACGTGTCACGTCCTACTGGGGTAGAGGGAATGGGAGCAGATCGTCATGAAGTCCAGACTGAGAACCTTTCCATGCACCTGAGcacccctcacctccttcccaccACTCAGATAGAAGAGCTCACAAGAATTGTGCTAGAACCCATTGCTACAACTCTCCCCTTGTGCCTCACAGGAATTATTTGTGGAGACCATTGCAAAAGATGCCTACTGCTGTGCTCaacaaggaaagaggaaaactCTTCAGAGGAGAGATTTGGGTAGAGTGTCACTGTGGTATTTGGTATCTGGGGGCAAAGAAGGGAGGGCTGGGGGAACCCACCTCTGTAAGATGAAAGGTGCCACATCCCTTTGGACTGCCATAGTGATAGAAAGTCCTACCTTTAGGGTCCCAGTGCTTTGGGTGGCTGTATAGGTGGTGGGGTAGGGAATGAAAGGAGTCCATGTGTTCTAAAGCTGATTATACCCCTTTATGCTGTCTGCTATGTTGAATCAGACTTGACACTTCTTTTTCCCATAGAAACTGGGggtttgatttgtttctttttagttggTAACCCTTGTACATGTGTAAACTTTTGTGTACCTTAATTCCACTTTCCCTTCATTTTGCCAGACTCTTCTTTGATGACTTTCAGAGCAAAGGGTTTCCCCTTACCGAACAGTGTTTACCTAGGCTTTTCTACTCTTGTAGAGAGGCAGCTGATATGTAAGATTTAGTGGTGGAGTAGAAATGGATTCACAAAAGCAAGGGACAAATTTTATAAATGCCCTCATTTGCATAAAGCCTCACGCCCTTCACTATGtgggttgtggtttttttttaagaggttgGTGTCCAAATGACCAGAGTTAGTCAGGTGTCCCTTTACATTGTGTTTCAGATAATGCAATAGAAGCCGTGGATGAATTTGCTTTTCTGGAAGGTGAGTTCTCTATGGATGGATAATCATTTCCACCTGTCTTTCCCATGCTAATGAGCTGAGTTCAAAATCTTATAAAACTGCTATTTGGTTCTTCCTTGTCTGTAGAGTGATAATTCTTTCTACTTCCCATTAAGATGGGAAAAACTAATATGTTAAATCTGGTGAGATCTAGCAATTCTAATTCTCTTGGGTCATTAGAACTTTTTCCTGAAAATTGCTAATTATAAAAAATGAGAGGCAATATAAGGACTCCAGTGGAGTTAGGTGCATTGAAAAGTTTGATTCATACTTTAATCTCCATTCCTAGATATAATCTTCCCTGTATCATAATGCTAGAGATCAGAAACAATTGCCAACATTTAAAGGGttgcttcttgttcttttttcttcttcagtctgtataacattatttaaaaaaatttttttaatgtttattttgagagagagctcgcaTGCTTgagcgagaggggcagagagagggggaaagagagagaatcccaggaatcCAGTACTGTCAGCTCAACGCGGGGTtcatcatgagctgagccgaaatcaagagttggactcttaaccgactgagccacccaggtgccctatagtTATTATTTTGCCACTGGGAGATTATGTACTTGCCTGTTTGTTGTTAAGAATTTTGGATTAACTTGTGTACTAAGTCTTGtcattgaaatagaaaatatttgagataCCTTATTTTAGCTATCTTCTTTCAGGGCTATTTCTCCTATTTAATTACTATATCTGATCAGCTTATTGTTCCCTGCACAAATTCTGCTTGAATATGTGAAAGCCGTGCACTTGCAGTTCATTCTTGCCCTTACAATACCAGGGTGTTCTCATTATCTCTTTCAAGCCTCATTATCTCCACAAATCctttgtgtctttatttatttcactagttttctcttttgttctgtgTCACATATatcactatttttctcttttgttctgcatCATATCAATCTGGGCCTCTCACCCTTTTgatacattcttttaaatgtgtttcaaGATACATTTCCATAGCCAGCTTTAAGTCTAGATTATTGAGTATTCTTTCAGTTTGTAGGTCTGTCTTAACCCTTTTTTTGCTTACTCATTTTTCTTAGTAACTTGTTACCTGCCTACCTAAGGAAGGCAACTTCTTGTGACAGACTTCCCATCAGTTCTCCAAAAATGTTCAGAGCCTGCTTTACCAGCTCACTTTTAGTGACCAGTTTTTCAGAGTATATaataagatacatattttaaagagataACACTACAGACCTGTGGATGATGAATTGGAGGGTACCACAGAATAGAAGTGGAGAGATCTTATGTAGTTTTCCCCTCTATCCTCTTCCATGGCATAGTACTTagcttggatttttatttttattattaatttatttgtttatttaagtttatttatttattttgagagacagagtgtgagagcacgtgcacaagcggggcaggggcagagagagaattccaagcactgtcagtgcagagcctgccttggctggtgggggggtggggtggggggcttgaactcaacaaacctccaggttatgacctgagcttaaatcgaGTCAGggcccttaaccagctgagccacccaggtgccccttaggttGGATTTTTCATAAATGGTCATTTATTGAGTGGTGGATGTATTCATTTTCATCTTCTGACCCAATAATCTCAGTAGTTGCATTCGTCTGTTCTCTCTACATTAATATATCTGAATTTTGGCCATTTTAGCATTTGTAGATTGAGTATTCTCTTATTTTGTACTTGgtaaaataaatgttcttataTCCTTAGATGTATATGTTCtaagtagaaaattatttttttttcttttttaatcaaggTGATATATATCCATGCTTGAAAATCAAATATCTAATGTCTTACAATGAAATGCAGCTGCTGCTCCATGCccttttgttgtttctgttttttagctttttaagtgGTCActtacatttctaaataatatgcttCATCTTTGGTTTTTCAACTATACATGTTATCTGTTAACTTCCTGCTGTGATAAATGAAGATTTGGGTAACCTGTACTGCTCCATAAATCCCTCTTCCCCCCTTCTGATTTTCGGTAgttatgtcattatttttataatgttggaCATTATAAAAGGAACAGATTGTTCCTTTGTTACCTTTACAGTTTACATAACactaaaatatctatttttttggtTAACTCTCCACTTTGGAAGGTATGACTATCTGTGAGCCtatctcttcctttcccattttttaaccCACTCTTAACTCTCACTTAGTGTCATTTATACTTATACTTTGACATTGTCAAGGCTAATAACATATCTTCTTGTCATAGTTAAATCTCCCATGCTTTACCTGTAGGTCAAGTAGTTGAAAAACAGTAATGTGGACACTACCACTACCCTTCCTGTCCTTTAATCCCTCTTAGACATGTCTTCCCTGCAGGCAACTGTTATTAGTTTCTTGGGTAATTTTCTGTATGTTATATGCAAAGGTattgatatatgtatattctaAGCCTTTCCTTATGAACACAGATAACAAATGTAAAggcaataaataacaaaatgaacaCCATTGTAACCACCAGCTAGGTTAAGAGATAGAATAGCATCAGCCCCCAGAAGTTCCATATATAttccttctttgtcatagatCTTCTTTCCATCCCCTTTGCTGACTTAACAGTATcctgacttggggcgcctgggtggcgcagtcggttaagcgtccgacttcagccaggtcacgatctcgcggtccgtgagttcgagccctgcgtcaggctctgggctgatggctccgagcctggagcctgtttccgattctgtgtctccctctctctctgcccctccgccattcatgctctctctctctgtcccaaaaataaataaacgttgaaaaaaaaaaattaaaaaaacaaaaaaacaaaaaaaaaagtatcctgaCTTTTTGGTAATTACttacttgatttttctttatagttttagcacATAAGCATGTATCCTTTAACAGTGggatttagttttatatttttttgaaattttaaaaatgtagccaAATCATCTATGTGGTTGTACAtatctcttgtttgttttttgtgctgTATGGCATAAGATTGTGTGGCAGTATTACAATtgggcctttaaaaaatttttttttttcaacatttatttattttttggggggagagagagacagagcatgaacgggggaggggcagagagagagggagacacagaatcgggaacaggctccaggctctgagccatcagcccagagcctgacgcggggctcgaactcacggaccgcgagatcgtgacctggctgaagtcggacgcttaaccgactgcgccacccaggcgccccccaaaaaatttctttttaatatttatttttgagagagaaagagagagagaatgcaagggggggtagggcagagagagggagtcacagaatccaaagcaggcttccagactctaggctgtcagcacagagcccaatgcggggctcgaactcatgaactgcaagatcatgacctagctgaagttggatgcataaccaactgagccacccaggtgccccacagttgAACCATTTTAATGTGGATATTTGGataactttttttctgttataaacaATTCACTATGAACATTCTTACACGTTtctccaggtgtgtgtgtgtgtgtgtgtgtgtgtgtgtgtttatatatgtatgtatgtatgtgggtATAGATAAAATTGCTGGGATATAGGATATGTATAACTCCATCTTTTGTAGATACTGCTAATAGATACTGTTGTGTCTATTCCCATGCACATACTTCCTGCATTCCTGATTGACATTTCTACCAAGAGCATATGATAATTCCCATTGTTCCTCATTCTCACC
This region includes:
- the POLE4 gene encoding DNA polymerase epsilon subunit 4 isoform X2, translated to MAAAAAGNGTPREEEGPSGEAAAPPPQAPTSVPGARLSRLPLARVKALVKADPDVTLAGQEAIFILARAAELFVETIAKDAYCCAQQGKRKTLQRRDLDNAIEAVDEFAFLEELACLSERGRERGKERESQESSTVSSTRGSS
- the POLE4 gene encoding DNA polymerase epsilon subunit 4 isoform X1, with amino-acid sequence MAAAAAGNGTPREEEGPSGEAAAPPPQAPTSVPGARLSRLPLARVKALVKADPDVTLAGQEAIFILARAAELFVETIAKDAYCCAQQGKRKTLQRRDLDNAIEAVDEFAFLEERARMLEREGQREGERERIPGIQYCQLNAGFIMS
- the POLE4 gene encoding DNA polymerase epsilon subunit 4 isoform X3, with product MAAAAAGNGTPREEEGPSGEAAAPPPQAPTSVPGARLSRLPLARVKALVKADPDVTLAGQEAIFILARAAELFVETIAKDAYCCAQQGKRKTLQRRDLDNAIEAVDEFAFLEGTLD